The following are encoded together in the Kribbella sp. CA-293567 genome:
- a CDS encoding helix-turn-helix domain-containing protein, with protein sequence MTVIDQWTGRHARALQAAMRLTSEAFAEHLGISPRTVAKWRKRPDMVPSAQLQEALDTSLHRASPEAQSRFNASLGAPQLDHLALDDSMVDQLQAALGELSRIVTALETAGIQTGRGRDG encoded by the coding sequence ATGACAGTCATCGACCAGTGGACGGGCCGACACGCACGCGCCCTGCAAGCGGCGATGCGGTTGACCAGTGAGGCATTCGCCGAGCACCTCGGCATCTCACCTCGTACGGTGGCCAAGTGGCGCAAGCGCCCGGACATGGTCCCCAGCGCCCAACTCCAGGAGGCGCTCGACACCTCCCTGCATCGCGCGTCGCCGGAAGCTCAAAGCCGGTTCAACGCCAGTCTCGGCGCACCACAGCTCGACCACTTGGCGCTGGATGATTCGATGGTCGACCAACTGCAGGCCGCGTTGGGAGAGTTGTCCCGGATCGTGACGGCGCTCGAAACGGCTGGCATCCAGACAGGACGTGGAAGGGACGGGTAG
- a CDS encoding KTSC domain-containing protein has protein sequence MRRRPVNSSSVRSVGYHLASRTLELEYVNGSVYQYYEVPQPTYAGLLAAPSIGNFVNTRIKPYFDVAEV, from the coding sequence ATGAGGCGACGTCCGGTGAACTCGTCGAGTGTGAGGTCGGTGGGCTACCACCTGGCCTCCAGGACACTTGAACTGGAGTACGTGAACGGCAGCGTCTACCAGTACTACGAGGTGCCGCAGCCGACGTACGCCGGTCTGCTGGCCGCGCCCAGTATCGGCAACTTCGTCAACACCCGGATCAAGCCGTACTTCGACGTCGCCGAGGTCTGA